The proteins below are encoded in one region of Fibrella aestuarina BUZ 2:
- a CDS encoding (2Fe-2S)-binding protein, which yields MATYNLKVNGKIRRVDVDPATPLLWVLRDHLDLSGTKYGCGVAQCGACTVHLDGTAVRSCQLPVSVVGKGAVTTIEGLAATAGSASLHPVQKAWLDHDVAQCGYCQAGQIMSAASLLNTTPNPSDADIEAAMSSNICRCGTYLRIKDAIKSAAKK from the coding sequence GTGGCAACGTACAATCTAAAGGTTAACGGAAAAATCAGGCGAGTGGATGTCGATCCAGCTACGCCCTTGCTGTGGGTGCTCCGCGATCATCTCGACTTATCCGGCACCAAATATGGCTGCGGAGTCGCGCAGTGCGGCGCCTGCACGGTGCATCTCGACGGCACGGCGGTCCGTTCCTGCCAGTTGCCGGTGTCGGTGGTTGGCAAAGGCGCCGTCACCACCATCGAAGGCCTCGCGGCAACGGCCGGTTCGGCTAGCCTCCACCCCGTGCAGAAAGCCTGGCTCGACCACGACGTAGCACAGTGCGGCTACTGCCAGGCGGGGCAGATCATGAGCGCGGCATCCCTGCTCAACACCACGCCTAACCCTAGCGACGCCGACATCGAGGCCGCCATGAGTAGCAATATCTGCCGCTGTGGCACGTACCTGCGCATCAAAGACGCCATCAAATCAGCCGCCAAGAAGTAG
- a CDS encoding GNAT family N-acetyltransferase: MNENQKVSTRTVVIPDDLEAVKKLWFDYLVWGNDKMQELYGVHPHNPEETVEQDIQQIGKFQPPYGQLILAIYEGEVCGLGSLKRINSDIGEIKRMFVHPASRRVGAGRAILNQLLVEAGKIGYKKVRLDSPKFMEAAHALYRRFGFRDIDAYPEMEISAAFKNCLLFMELNLIDYNK; the protein is encoded by the coding sequence ATGAACGAAAATCAAAAAGTAAGCACAAGAACCGTTGTCATTCCTGACGACCTGGAGGCCGTTAAAAAATTATGGTTTGATTATTTAGTTTGGGGTAACGACAAAATGCAGGAGCTCTACGGCGTTCATCCCCATAATCCCGAAGAAACTGTTGAACAGGACATCCAACAGATTGGCAAGTTTCAACCACCTTACGGACAGCTAATACTAGCTATTTACGAAGGTGAAGTATGTGGACTTGGAAGCCTAAAACGTATCAATTCCGATATCGGTGAAATAAAACGAATGTTTGTCCATCCAGCTAGCAGACGCGTTGGGGCTGGACGAGCTATCCTTAACCAACTTTTAGTTGAAGCCGGGAAAATCGGTTATAAAAAAGTTCGCCTTGATAGTCCGAAGTTTATGGAAGCAGCTCACGCCTTATATAGACGTTTTGGATTTCGTGACATTGACGCCTATCCAGAAATGGAAATTTCCGCGGCATTTAAAAACTGTTTGTTGTTTATGGAATTGAATTTAATTGACTACAATAAATAA
- the hflX gene encoding GTPase HflX, with translation MIETHKQPETAVLVAVSTQKQTASQTQEYLDELAFLAETSGIVTKKTFTQKLERPDVRTFVGKGKLEEIQTYVMAEPVDTIIFDDDLTPAQVRNLEAEFKDIKVLDRSLLILNIFSMRAQTAQSRVQVELAQYQYIFPRLTRMWTHLSRQKGGAGMRGPGEKELETDRRIVKDRIAFLKEKLEKIDKQSQTRRKERDRLVRVALVGYTNVGKSTLMRTVAKTDVFAENKLFATVDSTVRKVTLGNIPFLLTDTVGFIRKLPTMLIESFKSTLDEVREADILLHVVDISHPSFEEHIDVVHKTLIELGVADKPVVLVFNKMDAFVPKEEWAPEFDAETEGEVPADERRQTALTYLKRMNLAKQAEHVVFVSAQTGENLSELRELLYEMVKERHFQIYPNWLNVPLLETATLGGDGARPSAEEVTPKLEN, from the coding sequence ATGATCGAAACGCATAAACAACCCGAAACCGCTGTGTTAGTGGCCGTTTCTACGCAGAAACAGACCGCTTCGCAGACACAGGAATACCTGGACGAACTGGCCTTTCTGGCCGAAACGTCGGGGATTGTCACGAAGAAAACGTTTACCCAAAAGCTCGAACGGCCCGACGTGCGCACGTTTGTGGGCAAGGGGAAACTGGAAGAGATTCAGACGTATGTGATGGCCGAGCCCGTCGATACGATCATCTTCGACGACGACCTCACGCCCGCGCAGGTACGTAACCTCGAAGCCGAGTTCAAAGACATCAAAGTGCTCGACCGGAGCCTGCTGATCCTGAACATCTTCTCGATGCGGGCGCAGACGGCGCAGTCGCGGGTGCAGGTCGAACTGGCGCAATACCAGTACATCTTCCCCCGTCTGACGCGCATGTGGACCCACTTGAGCCGCCAGAAAGGGGGCGCCGGGATGCGGGGGCCGGGTGAGAAAGAACTCGAAACCGACCGCCGGATCGTAAAAGACAGGATCGCCTTCCTGAAAGAAAAGCTGGAGAAGATCGACAAGCAAAGTCAGACGCGCCGCAAGGAGCGGGATCGCCTCGTGCGCGTGGCCCTGGTGGGGTACACCAACGTGGGCAAATCGACGCTGATGCGGACCGTGGCCAAGACCGATGTCTTTGCCGAGAACAAGCTGTTTGCGACGGTCGATTCGACGGTGCGGAAAGTCACGCTGGGCAACATCCCGTTCCTGCTGACCGACACCGTTGGGTTTATCCGTAAGCTGCCCACGATGCTCATCGAGTCGTTTAAGTCGACGCTCGATGAGGTGCGCGAAGCCGATATTCTGCTGCACGTGGTCGATATCTCACATCCCTCGTTTGAGGAGCATATCGACGTGGTGCACAAAACGTTGATCGAGCTGGGCGTAGCCGACAAGCCGGTGGTACTGGTGTTCAACAAAATGGACGCCTTTGTACCGAAGGAAGAATGGGCGCCCGAGTTCGACGCCGAAACGGAGGGCGAAGTCCCCGCCGACGAACGGCGGCAGACGGCGCTAACGTACCTGAAACGGATGAACCTGGCGAAGCAGGCCGAGCACGTCGTATTCGTGTCGGCGCAAACGGGCGAGAACCTGTCGGAACTGCGCGAGCTGCTCTACGAGATGGTGAAGGAACGCCACTTCCAGATCTATCCCAACTGGCTGAACGTACCCCTGCTCGAAACGGCCACGCTGGGCGGCGACGGAGCCCGCCCCAGCGCGGAAGAAGTCACGCCAAAATTGGAGAACTAG
- a CDS encoding YybH family protein, with protein MKTILLVSILILFVAVTLSVCTTGCNTNKQETTTANVPVMTAEKKQVIEQEISSLVKDFFQQVEKLDIETCMTYFKNTPDFQAVNPDGTLGDYDALKKLNADGFSQMKTLSVVPSKEVIRVLTDSLVLYTFSMEQKATLKTGQKLTFEHVAGTMLFAKINGAWKATFYHESAAPPVATKQ; from the coding sequence ATGAAAACCATTTTATTAGTCTCCATTCTGATTCTTTTTGTCGCAGTGACTCTGTCTGTTTGCACCACTGGATGCAATACCAATAAACAGGAAACCACCACCGCTAACGTACCCGTGATGACCGCCGAAAAGAAGCAAGTCATTGAGCAGGAAATTTCTTCCCTTGTCAAAGATTTTTTTCAACAGGTCGAAAAGCTGGACATTGAAACGTGTATGACCTACTTTAAAAATACACCTGATTTTCAGGCCGTCAATCCCGATGGCACCCTGGGCGATTACGACGCGCTAAAAAAACTGAACGCAGACGGATTTAGCCAGATGAAGACGTTGAGCGTCGTGCCCAGCAAAGAAGTGATTCGGGTGTTGACTGACTCACTGGTGCTTTACACGTTCTCGATGGAACAGAAGGCAACGCTTAAAACCGGCCAGAAGCTAACGTTTGAGCACGTAGCGGGAACGATGCTCTTTGCGAAAATTAACGGCGCATGGAAGGCGACATTCTACCACGAGTCTGCCGCTCCGCCTGTCGCAACAAAACAATGA
- a CDS encoding SDR family oxidoreductase: protein MDSPFDNELAGKIALVTGGSKGAGKAIADRLLRAGATVISTARNKPEDETHGTHFIAADLSKPAGTQHVIDEILSTFGHLDILVNNMGGSETPGGGFATLSDEDWEASFQTNLLAPVRLDRGLLPGMIKRGAGVIIHIASIQAKLPLYDATLPYAAAKAALVNYSKSLSNEVAPKGVRVLTVSPGWIMTTASSRMMERIAERSGSTVEQAAEGVMDALGGIPFGRPAWPEEVAELVGFLVSPRAAYLTGTDFVIDGGTIPTV, encoded by the coding sequence ATGGATAGTCCCTTTGACAATGAATTGGCAGGCAAAATCGCACTGGTCACCGGAGGTAGTAAAGGAGCCGGGAAGGCCATCGCCGATCGCCTGTTGAGAGCGGGTGCCACGGTGATTAGTACGGCCAGAAACAAGCCGGAAGACGAGACGCATGGTACCCATTTTATCGCCGCCGACTTAAGCAAACCGGCCGGCACCCAGCACGTAATTGACGAAATACTTAGCACATTCGGTCACCTGGATATCCTGGTTAATAACATGGGTGGCTCAGAAACGCCGGGTGGTGGGTTCGCTACGCTATCCGATGAAGATTGGGAGGCTTCGTTTCAAACGAATCTGCTGGCCCCCGTGCGCTTAGACCGCGGGTTGTTGCCCGGCATGATCAAGCGCGGGGCAGGGGTCATCATCCACATCGCGTCCATCCAGGCAAAGTTGCCCTTATACGACGCCACGCTGCCGTATGCCGCGGCGAAAGCCGCGCTGGTCAATTACAGCAAAAGCCTGTCGAACGAGGTGGCGCCAAAAGGGGTACGTGTGCTCACCGTATCGCCGGGCTGGATCATGACCACGGCATCGAGCCGAATGATGGAGCGTATTGCCGAACGTTCAGGCAGTACCGTAGAACAGGCCGCTGAGGGGGTAATGGATGCCCTTGGCGGTATTCCGTTCGGTCGGCCCGCCTGGCCTGAGGAAGTGGCTGAACTGGTGGGCTTCCTGGTTTCACCCCGGGCGGCCTATCTGACCGGCACCGACTTTGTCATTGACGGCGGCACCATACCCACGGTATAG
- a CDS encoding YybH family protein, protein MKNTPFTLLLAVVASTTVCVTGCNAPAQKAEASTEQVATKPDMAAIKTEIQAIETEWATATTARDIDKVMALYADDAVEMADDEPMSVGKAAIRQVLLKSMKARKAGTTVSYETMDVYGDGNVVTEVGKTTIKDTAGNVVSTGKYMGIFEKRDGKFLCIRDINNEDQKDK, encoded by the coding sequence ATGAAAAACACGCCATTTACCCTACTCCTGGCCGTTGTTGCCAGCACGACTGTTTGCGTTACCGGTTGTAACGCCCCCGCCCAAAAAGCAGAAGCAAGCACCGAGCAGGTAGCAACTAAACCCGACATGGCTGCCATCAAAACGGAGATACAGGCCATCGAAACCGAATGGGCCACCGCCACAACAGCCAGGGACATCGACAAAGTAATGGCACTCTACGCAGACGATGCCGTAGAAATGGCCGACGACGAACCCATGAGTGTGGGCAAGGCGGCTATCCGGCAGGTGTTGCTCAAAAGTATGAAAGCGCGCAAGGCCGGGACCACGGTTTCTTATGAAACGATGGACGTGTACGGCGATGGCAACGTAGTGACCGAAGTTGGGAAGACAACGATCAAAGACACGGCAGGCAACGTAGTGAGTACCGGCAAATACATGGGCATTTTTGAAAAGCGCGACGGAAAATTCCTCTGCATCCGCGATATCAACAACGAGGATCAGAAAGACAAGTGA
- a CDS encoding winged helix-turn-helix transcriptional regulator, which yields MYERKTLPELTCGLDLIGEVLYGKWKMRLLWFIHEGFQRPSELQRKIPGASRRVLNVQLKELESHELVGKVIHPVVPPRVDYYLTDLGQSLIPVIGAIGQWGDQHDERLRTLILKNITPESQ from the coding sequence ATGTACGAACGAAAGACGTTGCCCGAGTTGACCTGTGGGCTCGACCTGATTGGCGAAGTACTTTACGGCAAATGGAAGATGCGGCTGTTGTGGTTTATCCACGAGGGTTTTCAACGCCCCAGCGAGCTGCAGCGAAAAATTCCGGGGGCTTCCCGGCGCGTGCTGAACGTACAGTTGAAGGAACTGGAAAGCCACGAACTGGTCGGAAAAGTGATTCACCCGGTTGTGCCGCCCAGGGTTGACTATTACCTCACCGATTTGGGCCAATCACTCATTCCCGTTATTGGCGCTATCGGGCAATGGGGCGATCAGCATGATGAGCGCTTGCGGACCCTCATTCTGAAGAACATCACACCCGAATCACAATGA
- a CDS encoding histidine kinase dimerization/phosphoacceptor domain -containing protein — translation MNGYVVFGWFLLLLCLSASAGQAQSTVLYFNEPPKETLGRNRNQLTINRFFTDRDDFLWFVSSNGISRYDGHEIESVHSNPVDLNSLSSAHAVDMIQDEQGNFWITTRDGGLNAYNPQTGKVTHFRHVPTDKASLSSDNLRFLQRDASGQLWIGSDWGMNRFDPKTGRTVRFLPQPGKTGELQGNPLSPIVVTASQIYVSTTAGFEYYDLVGSRWHYLPIDKQGGASSSTGRLNTSGGLCKDHRGLLWMGVPDQTGLRVFNPETGQLTSFTKQTAGGKAIPFPKVMLEDRLGRLWLCCENDIFRISADRAVVEQCTPVAVDNQERLSGLLTLYEDRQGLIWLERLSDKNPLFFDGRQERYPNIQLPMLGGVRPLATDILPESNGLLWISTALGLIRYDSNRGDTRFVLKRPNVLSCSVLADGYLLVMSEDDGLFIFNKNTGFSRPLRFPTGKGKPIQTPICSALDHDGDLWISTWGDGLFRIPTGSLSLETGLVSVYEQWKKNPANANSLPSNHLQKIAVDAQNTIWVCGSTNGLCRVNKRTRQVRRYMLRQGDPYGLASNYTYAPLVDKQGDVWVTSGYTAPLQRLSVKTGRFNKYGLSSGFTDDYFGNSTLDETGKIWFNQNQVVSCIDPISGQVTTFPQFVGTSPYSTPIAAQPLTGEIYFGCQNNLRRFRPALSQNTTQTPSPLRIVAVSCFDADETQTMRPLPQQHWRTNNLALSYRQNTLELRFALLDYRNTASREYAYALSGVDEKPQWVNIGAKHTVDFAQLKPGTYLFHLKARNTDGVWTTLAAPLRIGIRPPWWQTPWAYSVYGLLAGIGLWFLMKARLREQARKLALQEAVISKQQRDEIALKNAQNELLLKEIHHRVKNNLEIVSSLLELQAAQHNDPAVQDVLRASQNRVQSMGILHQQLYQDRHVALIEMRSYFHRLAETLLDTYNATQRIRIECPMPELALDVDTALSLGLIVNELVSNALKYAFPDQQPGWVRIELNDLGADHLRLVVADNGVGKTTAASLGTGFGTQLVALLTRQLDGELRQDITQGTVRGISVTLDFARTR, via the coding sequence ATGAATGGGTACGTTGTTTTTGGGTGGTTCCTCCTGCTTCTGTGCCTGTCTGCATCTGCCGGGCAGGCACAGTCTACGGTGCTTTATTTCAACGAACCTCCCAAAGAGACGCTGGGCCGCAACCGAAATCAATTAACCATCAACCGATTCTTTACCGATCGCGACGATTTTCTCTGGTTCGTCAGTTCGAACGGTATAAGCCGCTACGACGGCCATGAAATTGAGTCCGTCCACTCCAATCCGGTCGATCTGAATTCGTTATCGTCAGCCCATGCGGTCGATATGATCCAGGATGAGCAGGGAAACTTCTGGATCACTACCCGCGATGGTGGCCTGAATGCGTATAATCCACAAACCGGAAAAGTCACCCATTTTCGGCACGTACCCACCGATAAGGCCAGTCTGTCGTCCGACAACCTGCGGTTTCTGCAACGTGATGCGTCAGGACAACTCTGGATCGGGAGCGATTGGGGCATGAATCGGTTCGATCCCAAAACAGGCCGTACTGTCCGTTTTTTGCCCCAACCCGGTAAAACCGGAGAGCTACAGGGCAACCCGCTGTCGCCCATCGTGGTTACGGCCAGTCAAATTTACGTCAGCACCACGGCTGGGTTTGAGTATTATGACCTTGTCGGTAGTCGATGGCATTACCTGCCAATCGATAAACAGGGAGGGGCTTCTAGCTCAACCGGTAGGCTAAATACCTCCGGCGGTCTCTGTAAGGATCATCGGGGTCTGCTCTGGATGGGCGTTCCCGACCAAACCGGGCTACGGGTATTCAATCCAGAAACCGGGCAACTCACCTCGTTTACCAAACAGACGGCCGGGGGAAAAGCGATTCCATTTCCCAAAGTGATGCTGGAAGACCGGTTGGGGCGGCTTTGGCTCTGTTGCGAGAACGACATTTTCCGCATATCGGCCGATCGGGCCGTGGTGGAGCAATGCACGCCGGTTGCCGTCGACAATCAGGAGCGGTTATCCGGGTTGCTGACGCTCTACGAAGATCGGCAGGGGCTGATCTGGCTGGAGCGGCTTAGCGACAAAAATCCGCTCTTTTTCGACGGCCGTCAGGAACGCTACCCCAACATTCAATTGCCGATGTTGGGCGGCGTCAGGCCGTTGGCTACCGACATCCTCCCCGAATCGAACGGCCTGCTGTGGATCAGTACGGCCCTCGGGCTGATTCGCTACGATTCGAACCGGGGCGACACCCGGTTTGTGCTGAAACGACCCAACGTGCTTTCCTGTAGTGTACTGGCTGATGGCTACCTGCTGGTTATGTCGGAAGATGATGGCTTGTTTATCTTCAACAAAAACACGGGCTTTTCCCGCCCGCTCCGGTTTCCGACAGGGAAAGGCAAACCCATCCAGACCCCTATCTGCTCGGCCCTCGATCACGACGGCGATCTCTGGATTTCGACCTGGGGCGATGGCCTTTTCCGCATACCGACAGGTAGTTTGTCGCTTGAAACAGGGCTCGTAAGCGTCTATGAGCAATGGAAAAAGAACCCGGCCAACGCCAACAGCCTGCCCTCGAACCATCTGCAAAAAATTGCCGTCGATGCGCAGAACACCATTTGGGTGTGCGGATCGACCAACGGGTTGTGCCGGGTAAACAAACGTACCCGGCAGGTGCGGCGGTACATGCTCCGGCAAGGCGACCCTTACGGATTAGCCAGCAACTACACCTACGCGCCCCTCGTGGATAAGCAGGGCGACGTGTGGGTGACGAGTGGGTACACGGCCCCATTACAGCGATTGTCGGTCAAAACGGGGCGGTTCAACAAGTATGGTCTTTCCAGCGGGTTTACGGATGATTACTTTGGCAACTCCACGCTAGACGAAACGGGCAAAATCTGGTTCAATCAGAATCAGGTGGTCTCCTGTATCGACCCCATCTCCGGGCAGGTAACCACGTTTCCGCAGTTTGTGGGAACCTCGCCCTATTCCACCCCCATTGCCGCACAGCCTCTCACCGGCGAGATTTATTTCGGTTGCCAGAACAACCTGCGGCGGTTCAGGCCAGCCCTAAGTCAAAACACCACCCAGACACCATCGCCCCTGCGGATAGTGGCGGTTTCGTGTTTTGATGCCGATGAAACCCAGACAATGAGGCCACTGCCCCAACAACACTGGCGAACCAACAACCTGGCGTTGTCGTACCGGCAAAACACCCTTGAACTCCGGTTTGCGCTGCTCGACTACCGCAACACGGCCAGTCGGGAGTATGCCTACGCCCTGAGTGGAGTTGATGAGAAGCCGCAGTGGGTCAACATCGGCGCCAAACATACCGTCGACTTTGCCCAACTGAAGCCGGGAACGTACCTGTTCCACCTGAAAGCCCGCAACACAGATGGCGTTTGGACCACCCTGGCCGCGCCCCTCCGTATTGGTATCCGTCCGCCCTGGTGGCAAACTCCCTGGGCCTATTCGGTATATGGGTTGTTGGCAGGAATTGGTTTATGGTTCCTGATGAAGGCCCGCCTCCGCGAGCAGGCCCGCAAGCTGGCCCTGCAAGAAGCCGTGATCAGTAAACAGCAACGCGATGAGATTGCGCTAAAAAACGCCCAGAATGAACTGCTGCTGAAAGAAATTCACCACCGCGTCAAGAATAATCTGGAGATCGTGTCGAGCCTGCTCGAACTCCAGGCGGCCCAACATAACGACCCCGCCGTGCAGGATGTGCTGCGCGCCAGCCAAAATAGGGTGCAGAGCATGGGCATTTTACATCAGCAGCTCTATCAGGATCGCCACGTAGCCCTCATCGAGATGCGGTCGTACTTTCACCGGTTAGCCGAAACCCTGCTCGATACCTACAACGCCACTCAGCGTATTCGCATCGAGTGCCCCATGCCCGAATTGGCCCTCGACGTCGATACGGCTCTGTCGTTGGGTCTGATTGTTAATGAGTTGGTGAGCAATGCGCTCAAATACGCCTTTCCCGATCAGCAGCCGGGCTGGGTACGTATCGAGTTGAACGACCTCGGCGCAGATCACCTTCGGCTCGTTGTGGCCGATAACGGTGTGGGTAAAACCACGGCCGCGTCGCTGGGTACTGGCTTCGGCACGCAGTTGGTGGCTCTCCTCACCCGGCAACTCGACGGCGAATTGCGGCAGGATATCACACAGGGCACCGTACGGGGCATCAGCGTCACTCTCGACTTTGCCCGCACCCGGTAA
- a CDS encoding xanthine dehydrogenase family protein molybdopterin-binding subunit — MKTSNPALNRRSFLKASLLTGGGLMLNVSWLTSAKAADKLEALNLPPQWTQLNGYIQITPDNVIKLLCPNPEFGQNVMTSLPMMVAEELDADWSAVVVEMGPHDNAKLGPQFTGGSNSVRMYWKPLREAGAAARQMLCEAAAQTWNVPVGEITTKAGVLSHASGKSAKYGEMASKAATLPVPKGMKLKAPKDFSIVRTSKKNVEGEKIVTGKPLFGLDYRAEGMLIAMIQHPPAFGMKLKSFDAAQALKMPGIKDVFSLKLYPEGFEQGGFDTRTFNDLLVVVGKTTWEVMHARKKLVAQWEPAGEVKDTMMGRGGKREVSVPGGLETTTAQLEKMQELAAKPAQQLRKDGDPETAFKTAAQVIERTYNAPFLAHNCMEPMNFFAHVTPEKALLAGPLQAPGWAEPTLSKLLNLPADKIEIQMTRMGGGFGRRAYPQYLYEAALIAKQVKAPVKLMYTREDDMTYGIYRPMYTATYRAALDANKNLIAFHVKGGGIPEHPVHANRFPAGAVDNYLAEGWEIPSNITIGAFRAPRSNFNAAAEQSFLDEVAEAMGKDPIEFRLELLKRAKENPVGKNNEYDADRYASVLTLVRDKSGWNKPGNEKYNRGVAAYFCHNSYAAHVVDMVTRDGEPYVERVFSAMDCGIVVNPDAAKNMVQGAVVDGIGNAFYGALTHKNGAAEQSNFHNYRLIRHNEAPKQIEVHFVENDLDPTGLGEPPFPPVFGAVANALYKNRGKRFYNQPFKPELDKKIQG, encoded by the coding sequence ATGAAGACTAGCAACCCAGCCCTCAACCGGCGCTCGTTCTTAAAAGCGTCGCTGCTTACCGGTGGCGGCCTGATGCTTAACGTCAGTTGGTTGACCAGCGCCAAAGCCGCCGACAAACTGGAGGCGCTGAACCTGCCGCCGCAGTGGACCCAACTGAACGGGTATATTCAGATCACGCCCGATAACGTGATCAAACTGCTGTGCCCTAACCCCGAGTTCGGGCAGAACGTGATGACGTCGCTGCCGATGATGGTAGCCGAAGAACTGGACGCCGACTGGTCAGCCGTGGTCGTCGAGATGGGCCCGCACGACAACGCGAAACTGGGGCCTCAGTTTACGGGCGGTAGCAACTCGGTCCGGATGTACTGGAAACCCCTGCGCGAAGCCGGGGCCGCCGCCCGGCAGATGCTGTGCGAAGCTGCCGCCCAAACCTGGAACGTACCTGTCGGTGAGATCACGACCAAAGCGGGTGTGTTGTCGCACGCAAGCGGCAAATCGGCGAAATACGGCGAAATGGCCAGCAAAGCCGCTACGCTGCCCGTGCCCAAAGGTATGAAGCTGAAAGCGCCCAAGGACTTTTCGATCGTGCGGACGTCCAAGAAAAACGTGGAAGGGGAGAAAATCGTCACCGGCAAACCCCTCTTCGGACTCGACTACCGGGCCGAGGGGATGCTCATCGCCATGATTCAGCACCCGCCTGCATTCGGCATGAAGCTGAAATCGTTCGATGCCGCGCAGGCGCTCAAGATGCCGGGTATCAAAGACGTATTCAGCCTGAAATTGTACCCTGAGGGTTTCGAGCAGGGCGGTTTCGACACCCGCACGTTCAACGACCTGCTGGTTGTGGTGGGCAAAACCACCTGGGAGGTCATGCACGCCCGCAAAAAGCTGGTGGCGCAGTGGGAACCGGCCGGCGAGGTCAAAGACACCATGATGGGCCGGGGTGGCAAACGGGAGGTTTCTGTACCCGGTGGCCTGGAAACGACCACGGCCCAACTCGAAAAGATGCAGGAACTGGCCGCCAAACCGGCTCAGCAACTGCGGAAAGATGGCGACCCTGAAACCGCGTTCAAGACAGCAGCGCAGGTAATTGAACGTACCTACAATGCGCCCTTTCTGGCCCATAACTGCATGGAGCCGATGAATTTCTTCGCCCACGTAACGCCCGAGAAAGCTCTGTTGGCGGGCCCCTTGCAGGCCCCGGGCTGGGCCGAGCCTACCCTATCGAAGCTGCTGAACCTGCCCGCCGACAAGATCGAAATTCAGATGACACGCATGGGCGGTGGATTTGGCCGTCGCGCCTATCCCCAATACCTCTACGAAGCCGCGTTGATCGCCAAGCAAGTCAAAGCCCCCGTCAAACTGATGTACACCCGCGAAGATGACATGACCTATGGCATCTACCGGCCCATGTACACGGCAACGTACCGGGCGGCGCTGGATGCCAACAAAAACCTGATTGCCTTCCACGTGAAAGGCGGCGGCATCCCGGAGCATCCGGTACACGCCAACCGCTTCCCGGCCGGTGCCGTCGACAACTACCTGGCCGAAGGCTGGGAGATTCCTTCCAACATTACCATCGGGGCGTTCCGGGCACCACGCTCCAACTTCAACGCCGCCGCCGAGCAATCGTTTCTGGACGAAGTGGCCGAGGCGATGGGTAAAGACCCTATCGAGTTCCGGCTGGAGCTACTAAAACGGGCGAAGGAAAACCCGGTCGGCAAAAACAACGAGTATGACGCCGATCGTTACGCTAGCGTGCTTACGCTGGTACGCGACAAGTCGGGCTGGAACAAACCCGGCAACGAGAAATACAACCGGGGCGTGGCGGCCTATTTCTGCCATAACTCCTACGCCGCGCACGTAGTCGACATGGTCACCCGCGATGGCGAGCCGTACGTAGAGCGGGTGTTCAGCGCCATGGACTGCGGCATCGTGGTCAACCCCGATGCGGCCAAAAACATGGTGCAGGGCGCCGTGGTTGACGGCATCGGCAACGCCTTTTATGGGGCCCTGACGCACAAAAACGGGGCCGCCGAGCAAAGCAACTTTCACAATTACCGGCTAATCCGGCACAACGAAGCGCCCAAACAGATTGAGGTGCATTTCGTTGAAAACGACCTCGACCCAACGGGCCTGGGCGAACCGCCTTTCCCGCCGGTATTTGGTGCGGTCGCCAACGCCCTGTACAAAAACCGGGGCAAGCGATTCTACAACCAGCCCTTCAAGCCCGAACTCGACAAGAAGATTCAGGGGTAG